Sequence from the Populus nigra chromosome 17, ddPopNigr1.1, whole genome shotgun sequence genome:
GACCTTCCAGCTAAAATGAAGAGAGAGCGAGTCATGCGTGTTCGTTGAAGGCGGAAACAAAGACAAAATATGCCCGCAATAAAAACCAGCGAAATAAGATGATTGtgatcaagaataaaattaagaataatgtCGAGAACGTCGAGCATAGGAGACTCAGCGGAGCTGGAAGGAAATCTAACGCTAAGTGATCGCTTAAAGGTCTTCAAGAACTCTCATTTTGATCCCAATGCCTTTGTCACCTCCAAATGCCAGACTATGAATGAGAAGGTCTCCTCTTATTCTTCATGCTTTATGTTTTTATGTATGTATTTACAGGCTATTTCATCACTTGGGAAATAGAATGTGAAGGATTTTGATGATTGCGTTGTTGGTTAAATATGTAGGAAATAAGGCACCTGTGTTCATACCTCGTGGACCTGAAAAGGGCTTCTGCTGAGGAAATGAGAAAAAGTGTTTATGCTAACTATGCAGCCTTTATACGGTTGGTTAGACCACCCtgtctatatatatagattCTTCTGCTTGCGTTTTTACATCGGAAAAAAACAACGTTATTGCTgtcatttgttgttttttatttcctttacgTAGGACATCAAGGGAGATTTCAGATCTTGAGGGGCAGCTTATTTCTATGAGAAATTTCCTGTCGACTCAAGCAGCTCTAGTTCACGGTTTGAGCGAACATGCTCGCATTGATTCTTTGTGGGCTGCTTCTGAAGACTCTATAGCAGATGACTTGTCCAATTTCGACGATGGGGAGCTTTCTGAGTCAGAAGATTGGTTGATTGAGTTCTTGGACACCTTTGAAGTTCTATTGGCAGAAAGGAGAGTGGACGAAGCTATGCAAGCCCTTGAGAAAGGAGAAGGATTAGCTAACGAATCCAGGAAGAAGCACTCTTTGAGCCCAACTGCACTCATTACTTTGGAGACAGCTATTAGAGATCAGCGACAGAAACTAGCTTATCAGCTTGCAGATACCATTAGCCAACCTTCGACTCGTGGACAAGAGCTTCGTTCAGCTGTTTTAGCTCTAAAAAATCTCGGAGATGCTCCCCGTGCCCATACATTGTTGCTCAGTTCTCACCACCAGAAGTTGAAGTCTAGTTTGCCGAGTCTTCGCTCATCCAACAATTCATGTGGACGAGCATATACCGTTGCACTTTCACAAGTTGTCTTTTCCACCATTGCACAAGCAGCAAGTGATTCTTTGGCAGTTTACGGGGAGGAACCTGCATATACATCTGAACTTGTAACTTGGGCTGTCAAAGAGACTGAGGCTTTTGCTTTTCTTCTAAAGAGGCATGTCCTCGCTTCATCAGCTGCTTCAGGAGGTCTACGGGTTGCTGCTGAGTGCATTCATATATGCTTGGGTCATTGTTCTTTGTTGGAAGCTCGTGGATTGTCCCTTGCTACCGTCTTATTGAGACTTTTTAAGCCTATTATTGAGCAGGCATTGAATgccaatttaaagaaaattgaagagATCAGTGCTGCACTTGCTGCTGCAGATGACTGGTTGCTCTCTTATCCACCAGCAGGCGGACGTCCTTTCTCTTCAAGTGCATCTCTTGGTAGTGCAATGGCATCACAGCCAAAGCTTTCAAGCAGTGCTAATAGGTTCAATTCCATGATTCAGGTGACTAATAGTGCTTTCCTCTATAAGATCTTTTCCTTCACAAATGGAAAGCTTTTAGAATCTTtcttggcttcttttttttttcttctccataaTCCTGATGATTGTTGTCATATTCGCTATTAAAATTGGCTTTAATTTGCCCTTTCCTTCGTGTATTACTCAACAAGTTTTCACTTCACCAATCATGTATTGTCAATTCAGGATTTTCTTGAGGATGCGGGACCCCTTGAGAGCCTTCAGCTGGATGGTTCTGCACTGGGAGGCGTTCTTCAAGTGTTCAACTCCTATGTCAATTTGTTAATGCGTGCATTACCGAGTTCAGCAGAGACTGAAGAGAGCTTGGAAGGTTCAGGAAGTAAAATTGTCAGGATAGCAGAAACTGAATCCCAGCAACTAGCTTTACTAGCTAATGCATCATTGTTAGCAGATGAACTGCTCCCATATGCTGCCATGAAGCTCTTGCCATTGCCTCCTAGAATGGACGAGCAACCTAAAAGATCTTCTGAAAGGCAATCCCGTCTTCCGGAACAAAGAGAGTGGAAGAAGAAGCTTCAACGTTCAGTTGATCGCTTGCGAGATAGCTTCTGCAGACAGCATGCTCTTGATCTCATCTTCACAGAAGATGGTGACACTCATCTCAATGCATACATTTACACAAGTCTGGATGACAACGTAGAGGAGCCTGAATGGTTCCCGTCTCTAATTTTCCAGGTAGTTAGACTGAGTTGCAGGTCTGTTTTGGAGTGATTATAGGTTGTGCTCTATCCATCAAAGACACTTGGTTTAGTCCTCGTGTCTCAACACACATATAGAGAATACAAGTAATAGTAACCTGGATACATATTTGATGATTATTTctggtttattttattaacttcaTGTGGAAATGCTTTTCTTAGAAATGAATGCATCAAGATATGCAGATTTACTTGACTGCAATTTCTTCCAGGAACTTTTCATGAAATTGACCCGGATGGCAAGCATAGCAACCGATATGTTCATAGGCCGGGAAAGATTTGCGACCGTTCTATTAATGAGGCTCACAGAGACAGTGATCCTTTGGCTTTCTGATGATCAAACCTTTTGGGAAGAGATAGAGGAGGGACCAAAACCTCTGGGTCCTCTTGGCCTTCAACAGGTACGTATATTCAAGAGGATGATCGTTTGCCAATATTTGATGTAGATTTTTCGCGGTAGATTATGCAGTTCAGCCATAATTAATTGTTCAATTCTATGCAGTTATATTTGGATATGGAATTTGTGTTGCTCTTCTCGTCTCAAGGACGTTACCTGTCTAGAAATCTACATCAAGTTATTAAGAACATCATAGCAAGAGCGATCGATGCTGTAGCTGCTACTGGAGTAGATCCTTACAGGTACTACTACATCTTGTTCGCAGTAAACATAATACTATTTTGTATGTTACGGCTGATATGCctattttccaaataaaaaaatatcctttcAATTTACTTTACAAACGTTATCGACAAATCAACCTCAGAGAAATGTGTACCATGATAAAAACTGTCTTGCCAGTACGTTGCCGGAGGATGACTGGTTTGCCGAAGTTGCTCAAATAGCTATTAAAATGTTGACCGGGAAAGCAAATTTTGGAAATGTGGAACGAGATGTTACTAGCCCTACTGCTTCTGTGTCGGCAAAATCTGTATCTTCAATCGTATCTCATGGGAGTAACGAATTCAGCCATTGATCAGTACTGAAAGCTCATCTTCAAGAAGAGACTAGTTATTCATCATCcgtcctttattattatttattaattaataaaaaaacaaaatagttaaaattttagtaTGTATAAGTATATTAAACgataaatgatatatatatatatatatatatatatatatatatatatgttttatgtcGTGTgtagttattatattatattaaaaattaatattttgcaaatatgtttatataatataaatatatattttgagttgatttcaagtgttaattttaataatattcatactTTACTTATTATCTATTATTCATCTATTTAAATTAGATCAttgttcattaattaattaaaaggttATATCTCAATCACTTATATGTTCAACTAATCAAAGTGGATTACACTTGAGGTCATGGCatagcaaagaaagaaaataactttttttttatattcggGTTCGATTCTTTATGTGTATACTTGTTATCCCCGTGGTGTTTTACATGTTCACTGAGCTTGCAGGGTGTTTAATGGACCCGGAAATTAGTCATAATACGCGTAAGTTGGCCTGAACACCTcagattatctaaaaaaaaaagggaactaatcaaagtggattaatgaTATGTTTTGCCCTTATAttcctttttagttttcatagaaaattcacccttatataatttgttttatatagattCTCTCTTCTGGTATGTTTttcattgagtttttttctcctcttttgtCCGGTTCCTTTAGGTGTCAAAAATAAGTGCATTGATCGATATgatcattataaaatataaaattataaatattctgCTTTATCAAatacttaatattattttaggaaaTACCAATAAGAAATATTAACGTCTAATGAAGGATTAATTTgttaccaataaaattataaatgagaaATTTAGCCCTTTATGGTTAATTGTGTGTTTGAGATAATTTggctttatagaaaaaaaatatgttttaatattttctataaataatattgtttgttagtttatttattttttcttctttgttttttggttattgcataattatttttctttaatttaatttttttatgtataatttttttagtatttgtaactaaattttcattttttataatttgatgttAAATTTTCATTGGTTgggattttaatttaaatattattaatatatatatattaaataatgattaaTTATCAGTAATTAATGAACATATTGTTGACAtgttactttataaaaaaatctagttatggttttttttttttggagtttcATTAACCAGCTTGATTTCTCTTGCTCGATCCAATTTGTCCATAGAATAAatcaaactagattttttttgcaTGTATTATATCGAGGGTTAGGTCAAACGTCTCCCATTAACCAAAAAGATGTTGATGATAATCTAAGTCAacataaattaacttgattaacaCGTGATTGaggatatgaaattaaaatatcctacataaaataaaaaaaaataacaaagctcaaagtttaataatataatattaaataataaaattaaaaaaaaaattaatttaaaaaaatatcaaaggaaaaaacttgagtcaactcgaGCTTATTTTATTAGACAGTCACCTGCAATATAAGATtcgaataaaaatttaaattcttaaaaaaaaacctagaaaaaattatcaaagttaaataaaaaaatattaaaaaaaaactaagtattTGAGTTAACTTGATCAACTCGCGATTCAAGATaatcccacaaaaaaaaaacagaaagctCAAAGCTAATAacctaatgtcaaatgatgaaactaaaaaaaataaaaaaaaatccaaatagatCAAAGTTAAATCgggttaattttcaaaaccaGTGACTGAGGTTAAGAGATTGATATGACTTCATAGAAGgcgaaaacaaaaaacataatgaaGCAGAATTCTAaatcatcaaaaattaaaaaaaaataacaatcaaaataataaaaactaaatttgatattaaatattaataaaagaaaataataagggactaaattaaaaaataaattaaattaaaaaataattaaaaaataataatcaaaataataaggtttaaaatttgataaaataaataaataaagtaaaatattaaaaaaatttaaaaactaaatcaagaaaataaaataaaaagaatggaaacattgatataaaatcaaatcaaatcaaatggccCTTGTAATTTAGCTTAGGCCCAATTCTTGTTTCCCTTGTATAATACCCCCTTGTATGATACAAGGAGTCACTGTTTCCCTGAAGCTCGTTTTCCTACTTCAGTGGTTCATCAATgccataaaataacaaaagcagGACCGTGTCCCCTCAATTTCATCTTGCAGCGCTACAAAATGGAAGAAGAGCAAGTGAAACCTCAAAACGACAACGCTTTCACTGAAGACGACGACGACCCTCCAACGTTAAGTTCACACGCTCTGGCTGCTTTGAAAGAGTTcctccaacaacaacaacccaTCACTGACCAAACTTCACAAACCGACGGAGAAGGTTCTGAAACCGGAGAGAAAGTAGCCTTAGTAGCAGAGGACTGGAGGCTTAGCCAGTTTTGGTACGACCCGTTAACCGCAGAGACTGTAGCAAACGAGGTTCTTGCTTTATTAACCAATCCCAGTTCACTCGCAGTTTGTATCGCTTGTCCAACTCTTTATGCTTACATCAAGGTAGTAcacaaaattgaaacttttgaactgggttttgcttctttttttagtgggtgctgttaattttcttggtttttgggTAAGTgggttctttttttgttggcagAAAATTGATCCGAGTGTGAATGTGCAATTACTGGAGTATGACAAGAGATTTGAGCAATATGGGAGTGATTTCACGttttatgattataataaaCCAGAAGATTTGCCTGGTCAACTTAAGCATTCTTTTCAAGTTGTTGTTGCAGATCCTCCTTATTTGGTTAGTTATAAAGTTTGCCTTTCTTTTAACTTAAATTTGTGttaattcatgttgtttttgcCATGTAATTAGTTTCTAGTATTACTAGTGCTTATAATAAAAATTCGTATACAGTTAAAAATGTGTTTCAAGGATTATTTTATTAGGATTTTACAGACTCCTAATGCAAGATGTATGGAATGTTATTTAATAGggtatcttttttttgttttgactgAAAGATTGAAGATGTctgttttacttgttttatgtTAAGGTTGCCAAGGAGAAGATTTTGTGGTACCTGTCTGTGCCATATTTGGTTTTGAACTGTTGTATTATTGGTTGAATAATTAGATATCCTTTGTTCAGGCATAGTGACCTACTTAGAAGATCtctaatatttgttttctttttttctggttATTTTATTACAGATTTTGTTGTGCCATAATTTCTACTTGATCGGTAATTCCTTGTACATGTTTAGTAAGCTTCaggttttcaattttgttcaacTGTGTCTTGTAGTCCCTGGTGGATATATATGCAAGGAAGCTTGTTTCTTGTCATTGTGCCCTGgatctttccctcttttttttttttttttttgtttctgtttagTTGATAAACAGCAAACTGTTCAATAGTCATGTGAAAAGGCCATGGTCTCATTTAACTGATGCTTATGATGGCAGAGTCAGGAGTGTTTAGAAAAGGTTGCTCAAgcaatttcttttcttgcaaTACCAGGAAAATCATATTTGCTTCTACTCACAGGTAAACATTGATCGTTCTCCATCCTACTGTGATTGCTTTTGATTCATAAGCTCTTTCTCATTTGCAAGCTCTGGTGAGTCTGCTAAATGATGCTACTAGTCCAATCTCAGCAATCTGTAAATTTGGCTTGTTTACAACATCCACTTTACATCTCTTTACTCTATTTGGAGTGACAAAGTGCTTATAGGGTTCTAGATTATTATGCTTGCCTTCCCCTAAATTTTCTGTTGCCTAGTTTTGATTCTCTTTCCctgtctcttaattttttatgccaTTTTCCTCTCTTTTAGAATCCCTCCTATCGCAGCAAAACTTACTTGTGTGATATTATCTTGGTTGACAATTGGATTTGGACCTTTTGCAAGAAAGTTGtgggatttttaaatttgtttggtAGAGAATATGTGAGTTTTGGACCTGATCTCAAAAAATACAAGGGATCTCTTGAATCTGGGATAAATACACATGGGTTTTCACTAGAGATGCTAGTCTTGTTCTTGTTGCTCAAATCTGTTGATGGAATTACCATTAAGTGGATTATTAGCGGGTTTATAGATCACTTTGGTATAATTGAtcagaacaagaaaaaacaataaagagaaaTCACCTTGTTCTTTGTTGATGGAAATTGAGGGCTTAGAGAAGATTcttgcaaaatatttaatttagggGACGGTAATCTACTGgtatttgttcttgttttaaTGTGTAATCTCTTTCTTGCTTGGTCTTGGACTGCTTGTAATGATGGAAATTTTTTGTTACTAGCTCTTAGTATCTTTTTCCTCTTGCAATTAATTAGTTTGATTAAAATGAAGAGATGTGATGTGGACGTTCTAGATGTGAGTATTGAAAAGCAAGTGTTAGAGTGAGTGTTGCTAGCACTCCAAACGAAGTTGCATTGTATTTTCTTTCCAGCTTTCTGGTGAATCTGATGGATTATATATTCTTGACTTGTAGGAGACGTGCAGAAGGATAGGGCAGCTGAGCTCTTAGGATTGCATTCATGTGGTTTTAGGCCTCAACATTCTAGCAAACTTGGGAATGAATTTAGGCTATTCACAAACTATGACCCTGGAATGAGACTAGGAGGGTGGGAGCTGGAGAAATAGATCTTTTCTCTCACCATGGATCCGGTGAGTTAATATTGTTGAAAACTTGCAAGTATGTACTTTTAGTAGAGTACCGTATGGCATTTGCACATTGCCTAAAAACTTAGCAGAATATATGAACTATACATTGTCCAAGCTCAAAGTTTAACTCTGGCTTAGTTCATCGTATGTGGGCAGAATTTGGACCATTGATTCGATGCAGAGAATGATTATAATGGGAGCCTTTCCTTTAACAATAAATGGAAAAGTCGAGGTAGATCGATGCATTTAAGAATGCTTACACTATTGACGTGGGTGTATGGTGCCAAATTTTCAGCTTCCTCCTGAACCCCAGGATATCTTCtgcttattttaatttttgaactcTGGGAAATTTTAGTTTGTAATTTTGGATATGTGAATTAGTCCAATGCAAACTGTCTAGAGagaatttttgagattttaaatcAGAACCG
This genomic interval carries:
- the LOC133677566 gene encoding exocyst complex component EXO84A is translated as MSRTSSIGDSAELEGNLTLSDRLKVFKNSHFDPNAFVTSKCQTMNEKEIRHLCSYLVDLKRASAEEMRKSVYANYAAFIRTSREISDLEGQLISMRNFLSTQAALVHGLSEHARIDSLWAASEDSIADDLSNFDDGELSESEDWLIEFLDTFEVLLAERRVDEAMQALEKGEGLANESRKKHSLSPTALITLETAIRDQRQKLAYQLADTISQPSTRGQELRSAVLALKNLGDAPRAHTLLLSSHHQKLKSSLPSLRSSNNSCGRAYTVALSQVVFSTIAQAASDSLAVYGEEPAYTSELVTWAVKETEAFAFLLKRHVLASSAASGGLRVAAECIHICLGHCSLLEARGLSLATVLLRLFKPIIEQALNANLKKIEEISAALAAADDWLLSYPPAGGRPFSSSASLGSAMASQPKLSSSANRFNSMIQDFLEDAGPLESLQLDGSALGGVLQVFNSYVNLLMRALPSSAETEESLEGSGSKIVRIAETESQQLALLANASLLADELLPYAAMKLLPLPPRMDEQPKRSSERQSRLPEQREWKKKLQRSVDRLRDSFCRQHALDLIFTEDGDTHLNAYIYTSLDDNVEEPEWFPSLIFQELFMKLTRMASIATDMFIGRERFATVLLMRLTETVILWLSDDQTFWEEIEEGPKPLGPLGLQQLYLDMEFVLLFSSQGRYLSRNLHQVIKNIIARAIDAVAATGVDPYSTLPEDDWFAEVAQIAIKMLTGKANFGNVERDVTSPTASVSAKSVSSIVSHGSNEFSH
- the LOC133676720 gene encoding uncharacterized protein LOC133676720 isoform X1; this translates as MEEEQVKPQNDNAFTEDDDDPPTLSSHALAALKEFLQQQQPITDQTSQTDGEGSETGEKVALVAEDWRLSQFWYDPLTAETVANEVLALLTNPSSLAVCIACPTLYAYIKKIDPSVNVQLLEYDKRFEQYGSDFTFYDYNKPEDLPGQLKHSFQVVVADPPYLSQECLEKVAQAISFLAIPGKSYLLLLTGDVQKDRAAELLGLHSCGFRPQHSSKLGNEFRLFTNYDPGMRLGGWELEK
- the LOC133676720 gene encoding uncharacterized protein LOC133676720 isoform X2, producing the protein MEEEQVKPQNDNAFTEDDDDPPTLSSHALAALKEFLQQQQPITDQTSQTDGEGSETGEKVALVAEDWRLSQFWYDPLTAETVANEVLALLTNPSSLAVCIACPTLYAYIKKIDPSVNVQLLEYDKRFEQYGSDFTFYDYNKPEDLPGQLKHSFQVVVADPPYLILLCHNFYLIGNSLYMFSKLQVFNFVQLCLVVPGGYICKEACFLSLCPGSFPLFFFFFCFCLVDKQQTVQ